The genome window ACTCCAGCAGAGTTAATCGAACGTGCTATTGAAAAAGGGGTTAATATTTTAGCGATCACCGATCACGATACCTGTGAAGGTGTATTTGAGGCTCGTCGCTACCTTACTGAAAATGAAAGGCCAATTGAGTTAGTCAATGGTGTTGAAGTTTCGACACTGTGGGAAAACATTGAAATACATATTGTCGGGTTAAATTTTGCTCCTTCACACCCCGCTATGGCTCAATTGTTGAAAGCACAATCTGAACGTCGTTTCGAGCGTGGTATTGAGATGGGCAGGCGATTACAAAAAGCGGGAATTGATGACGCATGGGAAAATGCGCAACATATTTCTGGTGGTGGGCAGGTAACGCGGGCTCATTTTGCACAGTATATTGTGAAAATAGGTAAAGAAAAAACCATTAATAACGTATTTAAGCGTTATTTATCAAAAGGAAAAATAGGATACGTTCCTGCGAAGTGGTGCTCAATTCAAAATTCTATCGACGCAATCCATGCGGCCGGTGGTATTGCGGTATTAGCTCATCCTGCAAAATATCAATTATCCAATAAATGGTTAAAACGGTTGGTTGCGTATTTTAAACAGTGTGGTGGTGATGCCATGGAAGTTTCTCATTGCCAGCAGCCGCCACATGAAAAACAGTATTTAGCGGAATTAGCTAATAATGCAAATTTACATACATCGGTGGGTTCAGATTTTCATCGGCCTTGTTCTTGGATAGAGCTTGGCCGAAATTTATGGTTACCAAATGAAGATAATGCAGTCTGGACGCTTTGGAATGCGGTAAAAAGCAGCTAATTAATTGATGTATTAATAATGCGGTGTAAAATAATTATTATAAGTGATGATTTATTTCTGAGTAGGTCATCTCATGGAATTAAGAGATAGTAGCATTTATAGGTGTTTTTGCCGGGTGATGCTGTCGATACCCAAAAATTAGAGGTATGTATGAGCCAGTTTTTTTATGTCCATCCGGATAATCCTCAAGCAAGGCTGATTAGCCAGAGTGTTGAAATTCTAAATAAAGGCGGTGTCATTGTTTACCCTACGGATTCAGGATACGCCATTGGATGCCGTTTAGAAGAAAAAGATGCTTTGCAACGTATTTGTCGTATCCGTCAGCTTGATGCTAACCATAATTTCACTTTAATGTGTCGA of Providencia rettgeri contains these proteins:
- a CDS encoding Histidinol phosphatase and related hydrolases of the PHP family; translated protein: MEIGEDINMSTASLPLVTRYDLHSHTNASDGDLTPAELIERAIEKGVNILAITDHDTCEGVFEARRYLTENERPIELVNGVEVSTLWENIEIHIVGLNFAPSHPAMAQLLKAQSERRFERGIEMGRRLQKAGIDDAWENAQHISGGGQVTRAHFAQYIVKIGKEKTINNVFKRYLSKGKIGYVPAKWCSIQNSIDAIHAAGGIAVLAHPAKYQLSNKWLKRLVAYFKQCGGDAMEVSHCQQPPHEKQYLAELANNANLHTSVGSDFHRPCSWIELGRNLWLPNEDNAVWTLWNAVKSS